The following coding sequences are from one Limnobacter sp. SAORIC-580 window:
- a CDS encoding LysR family transcriptional regulator: MKQLSDLAFFSELVRHESLASAAMAFDVTPPAVSRRLAALEKRLGVRLLHRSTRRVGLSAEGERYLAEGTNILRQIDVLEATLRAGQDTPRGLLRVNASLGFGRKHVANVVSAYHAEFPAVEVILELTDHPIDLIEGGFDLSVRFGEPPDQRLIAQKLASNRRILCAAPSYLAAAGELSTPGDLTRHDCLVIRQENHTFNNWQLRNGKQETTVKVHGPVSSNDGDVSVQWALQGKGVLLRSEWDIQQELKTGALVRVLPEWAGAPADIFAVCPYANPMPAKTREFIRVTREVLASKAGFIV, encoded by the coding sequence TTGAAGCAATTGTCTGATCTCGCTTTTTTCAGCGAACTGGTGCGCCATGAAAGCCTGGCCAGCGCTGCCATGGCCTTTGATGTCACTCCGCCTGCCGTTAGCCGCCGCCTGGCGGCACTGGAAAAAAGGCTGGGCGTTCGCTTGCTTCACCGCAGCACACGGCGCGTTGGTTTAAGTGCTGAAGGTGAACGTTACCTGGCCGAGGGCACCAATATTCTTCGCCAAATCGATGTGTTGGAGGCCACCTTGCGTGCCGGGCAAGACACCCCGCGTGGTCTGCTTCGGGTCAACGCCAGCCTGGGTTTTGGCCGCAAGCATGTGGCCAATGTGGTGTCGGCCTACCATGCGGAATTCCCGGCGGTGGAAGTGATTCTGGAATTGACGGACCACCCCATTGATTTGATTGAGGGTGGTTTTGATTTGTCGGTGCGCTTTGGCGAGCCGCCTGACCAAAGGCTGATTGCCCAAAAGTTGGCCAGTAACCGGCGCATATTGTGTGCAGCGCCTTCCTATTTGGCTGCGGCGGGTGAATTGAGCACACCGGGCGATTTAACCCGGCACGACTGCCTGGTGATTCGGCAAGAGAACCACACTTTCAACAATTGGCAGTTGCGCAACGGCAAGCAGGAAACCACCGTGAAAGTGCATGGACCTGTGAGTTCAAACGATGGTGATGTTTCCGTGCAATGGGCCTTGCAGGGCAAGGGTGTACTGCTGCGTTCAGAATGGGACATTCAGCAGGAACTGAAAACCGGCGCGCTGGTGCGGGTGCTACCTGAATGGGCGGGTGCACCGGCCGATATATTTGCCGTGTGTCCCTACGCCAACCCCATGCCCGCCAAGACTCGCGAATTTATTCGCGTAACCCGCGAGGTGTTGGCCAGCAAAGCGGGGTTTATTGTTTAG
- a CDS encoding DUF748 domain-containing protein, with the protein MKIANILRSKVVLIPLFILVFVYLFAWAGLPRLVHWQAEKQVLERSGHVLKMDLPEVNPFKLTVRIPKLSLTTPEGEQLVAFDHLFVDVSGTDLFTGLVALDQIDLKNLNLNVALLPEGKNNFTALLNAFKTEEPEEENTEPPAFLLNHLLISEAAVDFEDRRKPDGLKTRFAPLNLELRDLATRSETDGDFVLNAVTGLDAELKLRAQIQLADPSATGEFSLTGLNLAKLEPLLAPLLPTAPPAGSADLALNFDVNLKEAATLQANETAPADGAPQANQAAQPKVLINNINAEVREFNMAAKPQGASATAQFSKLNINNASFDLQANKAELAGIVLAGLQLNHGSKAKAIGLDTIEVGPILVDLAEQHAEVNAATVKGGAVNVKRNAQGELDLMAAINDWIPAKKPVDKSAPETSDEAPAKPWTYAVNTIDVSGINASIEDQTVNPALNIGLNNIAVSTNGVTQDLSKTLPLKASLNVASGGNIAVNGDINPSTAATQMNVEVNALALKPAQPFIGQFAKLNLVSGAIYTKGKATYNAREQGYSGSLTVAGLRLNEAGTNNSFFEFKKLFTPGLRVNAQGLNIQRLTLEGLDTALLIAKDKSTNISRILVNKEEPTTATQQQAEPAKPAANTPPAFAVNIDRFNIANSEMDFADESLFIPFGTRIHSLEGVVNGLSNKPGTRGELALKGAVDEFGEADAQGTINLLDPTAYMDIAVKFSNVEMRNLTPYSGTFANRKIESGKLSLNLVYNIENQQLNSSNQVIVDKLKLGERVQSPQGRDLPLELAIAILEDSNGRIDLGLPITGDLNDPQFSYGAIVWKAIGNVLTKIVTAPFRALGALFGGGDADELGKIEFTAGANTLSPSQREGLKKLGEALTTRPNLALTVQGTWAPVDKTAIQNLQMRRAVATQAGEKLQPGENPGPLALNNEATQKAIEALFEKRFSGGELASMKTGFRKANPGQLEQGVAGKALGQLTNLFKDTRELSDAEVNALKGKNFYAVLAQKLQDSEEVSTAQLLALATQRQQLISTGLTSAGVPAERVKTDAPKETKANDDKTVPMELGMAVNK; encoded by the coding sequence ATGAAAATCGCCAATATTCTTCGCTCCAAAGTGGTGTTAATACCGCTTTTCATCCTCGTTTTTGTTTACCTGTTCGCTTGGGCCGGGCTGCCGCGCCTGGTGCACTGGCAGGCCGAAAAGCAGGTGCTTGAACGCTCGGGCCATGTGCTGAAAATGGACTTGCCCGAGGTCAACCCCTTCAAGTTGACCGTTCGGATCCCCAAACTGAGCCTGACCACACCCGAGGGCGAGCAGCTGGTGGCGTTTGATCACCTGTTTGTAGACGTTTCCGGTACCGACCTGTTCACTGGCCTTGTTGCGCTGGATCAAATTGACCTGAAAAACCTGAACCTGAATGTGGCGCTGCTGCCCGAGGGAAAGAACAACTTCACCGCGCTTTTGAATGCTTTCAAAACCGAAGAGCCTGAAGAGGAAAACACCGAGCCGCCCGCGTTTTTGTTAAACCATTTGCTGATTAGCGAGGCAGCTGTTGATTTTGAAGACCGCCGCAAACCCGATGGCCTGAAAACCCGCTTTGCACCGCTAAACCTAGAGCTGCGCGATCTGGCCACCCGTTCTGAAACCGATGGCGACTTTGTGCTGAATGCCGTGACCGGGCTGGACGCCGAACTGAAACTTCGTGCGCAAATTCAGTTGGCCGACCCCTCGGCCACAGGTGAATTCTCGCTGACTGGTTTGAACCTTGCCAAGCTTGAACCCCTATTGGCACCGCTTTTGCCCACAGCACCGCCCGCTGGTAGCGCCGACCTGGCCTTGAACTTTGATGTGAACCTGAAGGAAGCAGCCACATTGCAGGCCAATGAAACCGCCCCTGCCGATGGTGCCCCCCAAGCCAATCAAGCTGCGCAACCCAAAGTACTGATCAACAACATCAATGCTGAGGTGCGTGAATTCAACATGGCCGCCAAGCCACAGGGTGCCAGTGCGACTGCCCAATTCAGCAAACTGAACATCAACAACGCCAGTTTTGATTTGCAGGCCAACAAAGCTGAACTTGCCGGAATTGTGCTGGCTGGCCTGCAGTTGAACCACGGCAGCAAAGCCAAGGCGATTGGTCTGGACACGATTGAAGTTGGCCCTATCCTCGTAGACCTTGCCGAGCAACATGCAGAGGTTAACGCCGCCACGGTGAAAGGTGGCGCTGTGAATGTGAAGCGCAACGCCCAAGGCGAACTCGATTTGATGGCGGCGATCAACGACTGGATTCCCGCAAAAAAACCGGTGGATAAAAGCGCGCCTGAAACAAGCGACGAAGCCCCTGCAAAACCTTGGACCTACGCCGTCAATACCATCGATGTTTCGGGTATTAACGCCAGCATTGAAGACCAAACAGTGAACCCTGCGCTGAATATTGGCTTAAACAATATTGCAGTGTCCACGAACGGCGTTACTCAAGACCTTTCCAAAACCCTGCCACTGAAAGCCAGCCTGAATGTGGCCAGTGGTGGAAACATTGCCGTGAATGGCGACATCAACCCCAGCACCGCAGCCACTCAAATGAACGTGGAGGTGAATGCGCTGGCCTTGAAACCCGCACAGCCTTTCATCGGCCAATTTGCCAAACTGAACCTGGTCAGCGGTGCCATTTACACCAAGGGCAAAGCCACCTACAACGCCAGGGAACAGGGCTATTCAGGTAGCCTCACTGTGGCAGGCTTGCGCCTGAATGAAGCGGGCACCAACAACTCGTTTTTCGAATTCAAAAAGCTGTTTACCCCCGGCCTGCGTGTGAATGCCCAAGGCTTGAATATTCAACGCCTGACGCTTGAAGGCCTGGATACAGCGCTGTTGATTGCGAAAGACAAATCAACCAATATCAGCCGAATTCTGGTGAACAAGGAAGAACCAACAACGGCCACGCAGCAACAAGCTGAACCTGCAAAACCAGCCGCCAACACACCCCCCGCATTCGCGGTCAACATTGACCGCTTCAATATTGCCAACAGTGAAATGGACTTTGCCGACGAATCGCTGTTCATCCCTTTTGGCACTCGCATTCACAGCCTGGAAGGAGTGGTGAACGGTTTGTCGAACAAGCCGGGAACGCGCGGCGAACTTGCGTTGAAAGGCGCTGTGGATGAATTTGGCGAAGCCGATGCACAAGGCACCATCAACCTGCTGGACCCGACAGCCTACATGGACATTGCCGTGAAATTCAGCAATGTGGAAATGCGCAATTTGACGCCTTATTCCGGCACATTTGCCAACCGCAAAATTGAGTCGGGCAAGTTGTCGCTGAACCTAGTGTACAACATTGAAAACCAGCAGCTCAACAGCAGCAACCAGGTGATTGTCGACAAACTTAAACTGGGCGAGCGTGTGCAAAGCCCGCAAGGTCGCGACCTGCCCCTGGAATTGGCCATCGCGATTCTGGAAGACAGCAACGGCCGTATCGATTTGGGCCTGCCCATTACAGGCGACTTGAACGACCCGCAGTTCAGCTACGGCGCCATTGTGTGGAAAGCCATTGGCAATGTGCTCACGAAAATTGTGACCGCACCCTTCCGGGCCTTGGGTGCCTTGTTTGGCGGCGGCGATGCAGATGAGCTGGGCAAAATTGAATTCACCGCCGGGGCCAACACACTCAGCCCTTCTCAGCGAGAAGGCTTGAAAAAACTGGGCGAAGCATTGACCACCCGCCCCAACCTGGCTTTGACGGTGCAAGGCACTTGGGCGCCGGTCGACAAAACCGCTATTCAAAACCTGCAAATGCGCCGCGCAGTGGCCACGCAAGCGGGAGAGAAATTGCAGCCTGGCGAAAACCCTGGCCCCCTGGCCCTGAACAATGAGGCCACCCAAAAAGCGATTGAGGCCTTGTTTGAAAAACGTTTCAGTGGCGGTGAACTGGCCTCGATGAAAACTGGCTTCAGAAAGGCCAACCCGGGCCAACTGGAACAAGGTGTGGCAGGAAAGGCCTTGGGGCAACTTACCAATTTGTTCAAAGACACCCGCGAGCTGAGCGATGCGGAAGTCAACGCACTGAAAGGCAAAAACTTTTATGCAGTGCTTGCGCAAAAGCTGCAAGATTCAGAGGAAGTGAGCACTGCACAACTGCTGGCCTTGGCCACACAACGCCAGCAATTGATAAGCACTGGGCTGACTTCAGCGGGTGTACCCGCCGAGCGCGTGAAAACCGACGCGCCCAAAGAAACCAAAGCCAATGACGACAAAACCGTGCCGATGGAACTGGGTATGGCCGTGAACAAGTGA
- a CDS encoding lipocalin family protein → MILVPALAANPPQPLQTIQSLDIPRYMGTWFEIAKYPNRFQKQCVRNTSAEYSLQKDGTVKVLNRCQQASGDMDEAEGQARQIGGLKSPKLEVRFAPAWLSWLPMVWGKYWVIDLDPEYQLVAVSEPSREYLWVLARTQQVDKAKYDALLQRLKAKGFDLNKLELSPQGS, encoded by the coding sequence ATGATTCTCGTGCCCGCACTTGCGGCCAACCCGCCTCAACCGCTTCAAACAATTCAGTCGCTGGATATTCCCCGTTACATGGGCACCTGGTTTGAAATTGCGAAGTATCCAAACCGGTTTCAGAAACAATGTGTGCGCAATACCAGCGCTGAGTATTCATTACAAAAAGACGGCACTGTGAAAGTATTGAACCGTTGCCAACAGGCCAGCGGCGACATGGATGAAGCCGAGGGCCAGGCTCGTCAAATTGGAGGTTTGAAGTCGCCAAAACTGGAAGTGCGTTTTGCACCCGCGTGGTTAAGTTGGCTGCCCATGGTATGGGGCAAGTACTGGGTGATCGACCTGGATCCGGAATACCAGTTGGTGGCTGTGAGCGAACCCAGCCGTGAATACCTGTGGGTATTGGCCCGCACGCAACAAGTGGACAAAGCCAAATACGATGCACTGCTGCAACGCCTGAAAGCCAAAGGTTTTGATTTGAACAAGCTTGAACTGTCGCCGCAAGGCAGTTAA
- a CDS encoding hybrid sensor histidine kinase/response regulator, with product MKLAALFRFVLFATLLGLASNVWMGERADQLQTSQTALLTARLNAINELRLLQSEFDALQTLVAAFVVSKNSQHLVNYYELLDAHAGARKYAQPVDNVYWSKLIAGNTEAVPLVPAKGETLESRLFAPQNVAPNLSGDIKESVENILSLSKRLREREQIVFALTQGLYDPDASKYVSEAPVRDDLAIQMLFSEEYLGLSNAIRAEIQGRIRAVELGFQTVLAAQADNIKATANFDLYLGLLVTLMALVGLAVLQRFVVAPLRELNKVSKQIAQGNYNISLPNPRFVTEMSNLVKGFALMIGSFKRELEQGEAARSAELIALEAKMGRERAEAQVEARGMLLANMSHEIRTPMNAILGMTALTLKSDLPEQERNYLLKVQDAAKSLLGLLNDILDYSKAEAGMVEFEHIPFTLDEVLANSFLAVQSQAASRKLMLLNEVAPGYSNQLGQRLVGDPSRLRQVLSNLLSNAVKFTESGSVRVFSKLQTRSDTGLDLRIEVHDTGSGLSKSQVERIFEKFAQGDSSVSRVYGGTGLGLSIARELVIRMGGQISVESIPGVGSCFWFSVPVVYDSDILIEPLPLGYQNGVLLHQPGPVADCVMSVLNATGMQATLVSTLGQCIRHLDENICDWVFIQSDLLDPSEPLPAELLEHLSNPALRVVAIDRDLLSADSALLQLLPADITKQLIHLAHPVLMQDICAAPRPDLPILPRPDATREYPEALHGKSALVLEDHPVNQELVCSYLKAAGMHVTLCEHGQEAVELLDPDDAPHFDVIITDLEMPVMDGYEFTAWLRDQTRWMDTPLVGLTGHAFSEIRNRCLDLGMDDFIAKPVEARVLYATLADLLHTEIPSPLPSPPALPNLFMEHCTDLPIKLRGHLDQLDEGAFVREIHSMVSLLALLGEKALHLVFRDFEQGLNNQTIDAKEVLDQIRTVWPALVKKYSELAEKATPS from the coding sequence ATGAAGCTGGCGGCCCTGTTTCGTTTCGTGTTGTTTGCCACTTTGCTCGGCCTGGCCTCCAATGTGTGGATGGGCGAGCGGGCAGACCAGTTGCAAACTTCGCAAACAGCGCTGCTCACCGCCCGCTTGAATGCCATCAATGAATTGCGCTTGCTGCAATCCGAATTCGATGCACTGCAAACCCTGGTGGCCGCTTTTGTGGTCAGCAAAAACAGCCAGCACCTTGTGAATTATTACGAGTTGCTGGACGCCCACGCAGGCGCGCGCAAATATGCCCAGCCTGTCGACAATGTGTACTGGAGCAAGCTGATTGCGGGCAACACCGAAGCCGTACCCCTGGTGCCCGCCAAAGGTGAAACCCTGGAAAGTCGCCTGTTCGCACCGCAAAATGTTGCGCCCAACCTGAGTGGCGATATAAAAGAATCGGTCGAGAACATTTTGAGCTTAAGCAAACGCTTGCGCGAACGCGAGCAAATTGTGTTTGCCTTGACCCAAGGCTTGTACGACCCGGATGCGAGCAAGTATGTGTCGGAAGCGCCTGTGCGTGACGACCTGGCCATTCAAATGCTGTTCTCCGAAGAATACCTGGGCTTGAGCAATGCCATTCGCGCTGAAATTCAAGGCCGAATTCGCGCAGTTGAACTGGGCTTTCAAACCGTGCTTGCTGCGCAGGCCGACAACATCAAAGCCACTGCGAATTTCGACCTTTACCTGGGCTTGCTGGTCACCTTGATGGCCCTTGTGGGCCTGGCGGTGTTGCAACGCTTCGTTGTGGCGCCACTGCGAGAACTGAACAAGGTGAGCAAACAAATTGCACAGGGCAATTACAACATCAGTCTGCCCAACCCCCGCTTTGTGACCGAAATGAGCAACCTTGTGAAGGGCTTTGCCCTGATGATTGGTTCATTCAAGCGCGAACTGGAGCAGGGCGAAGCCGCAAGGTCAGCCGAATTGATTGCCCTGGAAGCCAAAATGGGCCGAGAGCGAGCCGAGGCGCAGGTAGAAGCACGCGGCATGTTGCTGGCCAATATGAGCCATGAAATCCGAACACCCATGAATGCCATATTGGGCATGACCGCGCTCACCTTGAAGTCGGATTTGCCCGAGCAGGAACGCAACTACCTGCTAAAAGTACAGGATGCCGCGAAATCGCTGCTGGGTTTGCTCAACGACATTCTGGATTACTCCAAGGCCGAGGCTGGCATGGTGGAATTCGAGCACATTCCGTTCACTCTGGATGAAGTACTGGCCAATTCATTTCTTGCGGTGCAAAGCCAGGCAGCCAGCCGCAAACTGATGCTGTTGAACGAGGTTGCGCCGGGCTATTCAAACCAGTTGGGCCAGCGCTTGGTGGGCGACCCTTCACGACTGCGGCAGGTGCTGAGCAACCTGCTGAGCAATGCAGTGAAGTTTACGGAAAGCGGATCGGTGCGTGTGTTCTCGAAACTGCAAACCCGTTCAGACACCGGGCTTGATTTGCGAATTGAAGTGCACGACACCGGCTCAGGTTTGAGCAAATCGCAGGTCGAGCGAATTTTTGAGAAATTTGCACAGGGTGATTCAAGCGTAAGCCGTGTGTATGGCGGCACGGGCCTGGGTTTGAGCATTGCCCGCGAGCTGGTGATTCGAATGGGCGGCCAAATTTCAGTCGAAAGCATTCCGGGTGTGGGCAGTTGTTTCTGGTTCTCTGTACCCGTGGTCTATGACAGCGATATTTTGATTGAACCCCTACCCTTGGGTTACCAGAATGGTGTGTTGTTGCACCAGCCGGGGCCTGTGGCCGACTGCGTAATGTCGGTGTTGAATGCCACCGGCATGCAAGCCACACTGGTAAGTACCCTGGGGCAATGCATAAGGCACTTGGACGAAAACATTTGCGACTGGGTGTTTATTCAATCGGATTTACTCGACCCCAGCGAACCACTGCCCGCTGAACTGCTGGAACACTTGAGTAACCCGGCCTTGCGCGTGGTGGCCATTGACCGCGATCTACTGTCAGCCGACAGTGCCCTGCTGCAACTGTTGCCCGCCGACATCACCAAACAACTGATACACCTGGCGCACCCGGTGTTAATGCAAGACATTTGTGCAGCACCGCGACCCGACTTGCCCATCTTGCCGCGGCCCGATGCAACCCGGGAGTATCCTGAGGCCTTGCACGGAAAAAGTGCCCTGGTGCTGGAAGACCACCCGGTGAATCAGGAACTGGTGTGTTCCTACCTGAAAGCGGCCGGCATGCACGTAACCCTGTGTGAACACGGCCAAGAGGCCGTTGAATTGCTGGACCCCGATGACGCGCCTCATTTTGATGTCATCATCACCGACCTTGAAATGCCAGTGATGGACGGCTATGAATTTACAGCTTGGTTGCGCGACCAGACTCGCTGGATGGACACCCCCCTGGTGGGCCTGACCGGCCATGCTTTTTCAGAAATACGCAACCGTTGTCTGGATTTGGGCATGGACGACTTTATTGCAAAGCCCGTGGAGGCCCGCGTGCTATACGCAACCCTGGCCGACCTCTTGCACACTGAAATACCTTCGCCCTTGCCTTCGCCACCAGCCCTGCCCAATTTGTTCATGGAGCACTGTACCGACCTGCCGATCAAGCTGCGCGGCCACTTGGATCAACTGGATGAAGGGGCGTTTGTGCGTGAAATACATTCCATGGTCAGCCTGCTGGCTTTGTTGGGTGAAAAGGCCTTGCACCTTGTGTTTCGGGATTTTGAGCAGGGCTTGAACAACCAAACCATTGACGCTAAGGAGGTGTTGGATCAAATTCGCACCGTGTGGCCTGCCTTGGTGAAGAAGTATTCCGAACTGGCCGAGAAAGCCACCCCCTCCTAG
- a CDS encoding VOC family protein produces the protein MSKMIFVNLPVMDLDASITFYKSIGFENNPQFTDDTAACMVWSEAINVMLLTHAKWRTFTNRPIPPATSSEVMLALSCDSREAVDAMNEAAAANGGTADINPAQELGFMYNRNLADPDGHVWEAMWMDLAAMPSSGSTS, from the coding sequence ATGTCCAAAATGATTTTCGTGAATTTGCCCGTAATGGATCTCGACGCATCAATAACTTTCTACAAGTCCATCGGCTTTGAGAACAACCCACAGTTCACTGACGATACCGCTGCTTGTATGGTGTGGAGCGAGGCGATCAACGTCATGCTGCTTACCCACGCCAAGTGGCGTACTTTCACCAACCGTCCTATTCCGCCAGCAACATCTAGCGAAGTCATGCTTGCCTTGTCGTGCGATAGTCGCGAAGCCGTCGATGCCATGAACGAGGCGGCTGCAGCAAATGGCGGAACAGCAGACATCAACCCCGCTCAGGAGCTTGGCTTTATGTATAACCGTAACCTTGCGGATCCCGACGGTCACGTCTGGGAGGCGATGTGGATGGACCTAGCAGCTATGCCTTCGAGCGGTTCAACGAGTTAA
- a CDS encoding DNA alkylation repair protein: MQPRPPTVPLAPNAIQKGTPLKVLMNRESIECLAQNILYVHKAFPAEAFCKHALTNLEPLELMQRAQHIAKSLREFLPGNYQQAVSILIDSFTPADTEVGTLGLAGFFYMPHSFFIADFGLDPRHNDGNDPFDISMQALRELTMRFTAEFAIRPFLIHHQVRTLEQVGKWLIDPNPHVRRLCSEGTRPKLPWGKRIQSFVANPQPTLPILEHLKNDESLYVRRSVANHLGDIAKDHPEIAFSTCERWLQANASDELKWVVRHAVRYHAKKGDARALEIRVKAKG, encoded by the coding sequence ATGCAGCCACGTCCCCCCACTGTTCCTCTGGCGCCCAACGCGATTCAAAAAGGCACACCGCTGAAGGTCTTGATGAACCGGGAGTCGATTGAGTGCCTGGCTCAAAACATTTTGTATGTGCACAAGGCATTTCCCGCCGAAGCGTTTTGCAAGCATGCACTGACCAATCTTGAACCCTTGGAGCTGATGCAGCGTGCACAACATATTGCAAAATCGTTGCGGGAATTTTTACCCGGCAATTACCAGCAAGCTGTGTCCATTCTGATTGATTCCTTCACTCCGGCGGACACTGAAGTGGGGACCTTGGGACTGGCTGGGTTTTTCTACATGCCACACAGTTTTTTCATTGCTGATTTCGGTTTGGACCCAAGGCACAACGACGGCAACGATCCATTCGATATCTCCATGCAGGCGTTGCGTGAACTCACCATGCGGTTTACGGCAGAGTTTGCCATTCGACCTTTTCTCATACACCATCAAGTGCGCACTCTGGAACAGGTTGGCAAGTGGCTAATTGACCCCAACCCGCATGTAAGGCGACTGTGCAGTGAGGGCACACGCCCCAAGCTGCCTTGGGGAAAACGGATTCAGTCATTTGTGGCGAACCCGCAGCCCACATTGCCCATACTCGAACACCTTAAAAACGACGAGTCGTTGTATGTGCGCCGCAGTGTGGCCAACCATCTTGGGGATATCGCCAAAGACCACCCAGAGATTGCCTTTTCAACTTGTGAGCGTTGGCTTCAGGCGAATGCGTCCGATGAATTGAAGTGGGTGGTGCGCCATGCGGTGCGTTACCATGCGAAGAAGGGCGATGCCAGGGCTTTGGAAATTCGGGTGAAGGCCAAGGGCTGA
- a CDS encoding SRPBCC family protein, producing MSNNTGTVKLHRVLRAPAERVYKAFTDKSALEYWLPPYGFTGSIQEIDARVGGGYRMSFINFSTGGRHSFEVKYIELVPNQRIRHTDRFDDESLPGEMMVTIDLKTVFCGTELHIVQEGIPAVIPVEMCYLGWQESLEQLVKLVEPSIPDNG from the coding sequence ATGTCGAACAACACAGGTACAGTGAAGTTGCACAGGGTATTGCGCGCGCCAGCAGAACGGGTTTACAAGGCGTTTACCGATAAAAGTGCGTTGGAGTATTGGCTGCCGCCTTATGGTTTCACTGGCAGTATTCAAGAGATTGACGCGCGTGTGGGTGGTGGCTACCGTATGTCGTTCATTAACTTCAGCACTGGCGGTAGGCACTCATTCGAGGTGAAATACATTGAGCTTGTACCCAATCAACGCATTCGCCACACGGATCGCTTTGACGACGAAAGCCTTCCTGGTGAAATGATGGTGACCATCGATTTGAAAACTGTGTTTTGTGGAACAGAACTGCACATCGTTCAAGAAGGGATTCCCGCCGTAATTCCCGTTGAAATGTGTTATCTGGGCTGGCAAGAATCGCTTGAACAACTTGTCAAATTGGTTGAACCCAGTATTCCGGACAACGGCTAA
- a CDS encoding sulfite exporter TauE/SafE family protein translates to MSWLALPDLLLVLSLGAALGFFGGLFGIGGGIIAVPLFIIGFGMDQALAQGTALVLMVPNLLIGWWRYNQHHKLPWLAVAAIGITATVTTWLTAKLAVRLDQDILHWIFNLFILMVGLRMLMLRKNPSANSNNSDQPRTATMPIVGVLGGTSMGLLGMGGGLVATPMLTTVFKHTQTTAQALSLALVAPSSVMALSTYANAHRVNWELGLPLAFGGLFTVSAGVAIAHYLPEKALRRSFAAVMIIAAFWLILQSLHTH, encoded by the coding sequence ATGTCTTGGCTCGCTCTTCCTGATTTGCTCCTTGTTTTGTCCTTGGGCGCGGCTTTGGGTTTCTTCGGTGGGCTGTTTGGTATCGGGGGCGGCATTATCGCCGTCCCGCTTTTTATTATCGGGTTTGGCATGGACCAGGCCCTGGCCCAAGGCACCGCACTGGTGCTGATGGTGCCCAATTTGCTGATTGGCTGGTGGCGTTACAACCAGCATCACAAGCTGCCCTGGCTGGCCGTGGCTGCAATTGGCATTACTGCGACTGTAACCACCTGGTTAACAGCCAAGCTGGCCGTACGCCTTGATCAAGACATACTGCACTGGATATTCAACCTGTTCATTTTGATGGTGGGCCTGCGCATGTTGATGCTGCGAAAAAACCCCAGCGCCAATTCAAACAACAGCGATCAACCTCGCACTGCCACCATGCCCATCGTCGGCGTACTCGGTGGCACCAGCATGGGCCTGCTGGGCATGGGGGGCGGCCTGGTGGCCACACCCATGTTAACCACCGTGTTCAAACACACCCAAACCACGGCGCAGGCTTTGTCGCTGGCTTTGGTGGCCCCCAGTTCGGTGATGGCACTGAGCACCTACGCCAATGCCCACCGCGTGAACTGGGAATTGGGCTTGCCTCTGGCTTTTGGCGGGCTGTTTACCGTGTCGGCGGGTGTGGCCATCGCCCACTACCTGCCTGAAAAGGCCCTGCGCCGAAGTTTTGCGGCAGTCATGATCATTGCCGCTTTCTGGCTCATTTTGCAATCACTACACACGCACTAA
- a CDS encoding TIGR02450 family Trp-rich protein — protein MRQLNPKKLLLSKWTAAKPVNKEKHFLVRSAVKPASEDLPIELFELEAVHSGRTQIIHWRDLQDETRWLQGWK, from the coding sequence ATGCGCCAGTTGAACCCCAAGAAATTGCTGCTCAGCAAGTGGACCGCCGCAAAGCCCGTGAACAAGGAAAAGCATTTTCTGGTTCGCAGTGCGGTGAAGCCTGCCAGCGAAGATTTACCCATTGAACTCTTTGAACTGGAAGCTGTGCATTCAGGCCGAACGCAAATTATTCACTGGCGGGATTTGCAAGACGAAACGCGGTGGTTGCAGGGGTGGAAGTAA
- a CDS encoding chlorite dismutase family protein — protein sequence MNNHYSFIGGHEGPWRVTRCHAVVGEPVDAVQRLNVVNTPASQLNQRGTWVLQGFTSNVRYAERHEITQLRARQEGLNRPASTCAALIPIKKNAQWWALSQDERRAIFEAQSHHTEIGLAYLPEIARQLHHSRDLGEPFDFLTWFEFAPEHTDVFDELLVKLRASEEWKYVEREVDIRLLR from the coding sequence ATGAACAATCACTATTCATTCATCGGTGGCCACGAGGGCCCATGGCGAGTTACCCGTTGCCACGCAGTTGTGGGCGAGCCTGTTGATGCTGTTCAAAGGCTGAACGTGGTGAACACCCCAGCAAGCCAGCTAAACCAGCGCGGTACTTGGGTGCTTCAGGGTTTTACCAGCAATGTGCGTTATGCCGAGCGCCATGAAATTACCCAACTGCGCGCCAGGCAAGAGGGCTTGAATCGACCTGCCTCTACCTGTGCTGCGCTTATTCCAATCAAGAAAAATGCGCAGTGGTGGGCTTTGTCGCAAGATGAACGCCGTGCAATATTCGAGGCACAGTCGCACCACACTGAAATTGGATTGGCTTACCTGCCCGAAATTGCCCGGCAATTGCATCACTCGCGTGATCTTGGTGAGCCTTTTGACTTTTTAACCTGGTTTGAATTTGCGCCAGAGCACACCGATGTATTTGATGAGTTGCTCGTGAAATTACGGGCTTCGGAGGAATGGAAGTATGTGGAGCGTGAAGTGGACATTCGGCTGCTTAGATAG